In Campylobacter showae CSUNSWCD, one genomic interval encodes:
- a CDS encoding HIT family protein, translated as MIFEDELIFVERETSEVPWVKIFTKTPFRELTDCDEATQKRVFEAVLTTEKVMRKFYNPTKINIASFANYVPRVHFHVMARFESDSFFPESMWGKKQREGELNLPDFAEFSQILALELGKERE; from the coding sequence ATGATTTTTGAAGACGAGCTGATTTTCGTCGAGCGTGAAACGAGCGAGGTACCGTGGGTAAAAATTTTTACCAAAACGCCGTTTAGGGAGCTCACCGACTGCGACGAAGCAACGCAAAAAAGGGTATTTGAAGCGGTTTTAACAACCGAAAAAGTAATGAGAAAATTTTATAATCCCACGAAAATAAACATCGCAAGCTTTGCAAACTACGTGCCGCGCGTGCATTTTCACGTGATGGCGAGATTTGAGAGTGATAGCTTTTTCCCCGAGTCTATGTGGGGCAAAAAGCAACGCGAAGGCGAGCTAAATTTGCCCGATTTTGCCGAATTTTCTCAAATTTTAGCGCTCGAGCTAGGCAAAGAGCGTGAATAA
- a CDS encoding tetratricopeptide repeat protein, whose protein sequence is MRRLISLIFFAALSFGGELADLSNECKKGNDEICKRLSLAIKNLELACDEGGEKNAMYCAGLGYFYEFDKVFTKAVRYYDKACGLGADKACVYLGLLYQSGQGTVQDHKKANELFAKACEKGVGEGCASLAYSYVKGLGVYPDGKKTNELFAKACELGEETACYNLALSYALGDGVEKDAARAAQIFAASCERGHVDSCADLGVCYFKGEGVEKDYERAVVLFTNACSGASALACSNLGFAYEKGMGAEKNKNAAKELYDRGCKLGEFSACQYLKNLR, encoded by the coding sequence ATGAGACGTTTGATTTCGCTCATATTTTTTGCGGCGCTGTCTTTTGGCGGCGAGCTGGCCGATCTTAGCAACGAGTGCAAGAAGGGAAACGACGAGATTTGCAAAAGACTCTCGCTCGCGATTAAAAACTTAGAGCTTGCCTGCGATGAAGGCGGCGAGAAAAACGCGATGTATTGCGCGGGGCTGGGATATTTTTACGAGTTTGATAAGGTGTTTACAAAAGCCGTACGATACTACGACAAAGCTTGCGGGCTGGGCGCGGACAAAGCCTGTGTGTATCTGGGGCTACTTTACCAAAGCGGGCAGGGCACGGTGCAAGATCACAAAAAGGCAAACGAGCTTTTTGCTAAAGCTTGCGAAAAAGGCGTAGGCGAGGGGTGCGCGAGCCTGGCGTACAGCTACGTCAAGGGGCTTGGCGTCTATCCCGACGGCAAAAAAACGAACGAACTGTTTGCCAAAGCCTGCGAGCTAGGCGAGGAAACGGCGTGCTATAATCTCGCTCTAAGCTACGCGCTAGGCGACGGCGTAGAAAAGGACGCCGCAAGGGCGGCGCAGATATTTGCGGCCTCGTGCGAGCGCGGACACGTGGACTCTTGCGCCGATCTTGGGGTTTGCTATTTTAAGGGCGAGGGTGTAGAAAAAGACTACGAAAGAGCCGTTGTGCTCTTTACTAACGCTTGTTCGGGCGCGAGTGCGCTAGCCTGCTCAAATTTGGGCTTTGCCTACGAAAAAGGCATGGGCGCAGAAAAGAATAAAAACGCGGCCAAAGAACTTTACGATCGGGGTTGTAAGCTCGGAGAATTTAGCGCGTGCCAGTATCTAAAAAATTTGCGTTGA
- the glmS gene encoding glutamine--fructose-6-phosphate transaminase (isomerizing): protein MCGIVGYVGNREKREFILNGLKELEYRGYDSAGMAVMSLEGGCDKCTQEIAFFKAIGKLENLAKKSEGFSSSGEGVAIGHTRWATHGKPTEINAHPHLGEHSFVVHNGIIENYKELKEELEAKGVSFLSQTDTEVIVHLFEENLKTIGEPFKAYEATVARLHGAYATLLITKTAPGKIFFAKDAAPLAIGKSEGKEVFFASSDAPLIGLAKEVCYLDDKSYGFVSLDEIAVFKDAKKISPSFAALPADKSYAQKEGYRFFMEKEIYEQSAVVSETLMGRVKEDAVGLENLTDEYLRNIDDIVICACGTSYHAALTSSYLFERLADARAKVEIASEFRYRRPKLNKNALFIVISQSGETADTLEALKIAKQAGLKTLAICNVDNSSIVRLADDTLLTRAGIEKGVASTKAFATQVVTLWMLALQIAQAKASISKDELKSEIAALLHVPQILNISKEPQERIRRLAKHYLHGHGFFFIGRDIFYPLALEGALKLKEISYLHAEGYPAGEMKHGPIALADERLFTIALMPKTILYDKTKSNVEELAARDAYILAISPEEFELSDDFIKTSKQAHPMSEFFEMMIILQLFALEIAVRLGNDVDMPRNLAKSVTVE, encoded by the coding sequence ATGTGCGGAATCGTCGGTTACGTCGGCAATAGAGAAAAAAGGGAGTTTATTTTAAACGGATTAAAAGAGCTTGAGTACCGCGGCTACGATAGCGCAGGCATGGCGGTGATGAGTCTAGAGGGCGGTTGCGACAAATGCACGCAAGAAATCGCCTTTTTTAAAGCCATCGGCAAGCTTGAAAATTTAGCCAAAAAATCAGAGGGCTTTAGCTCTAGCGGCGAGGGCGTCGCGATCGGACACACTCGCTGGGCTACGCACGGCAAACCTACCGAGATCAACGCTCACCCGCACCTAGGCGAGCACTCTTTCGTCGTTCATAACGGCATCATCGAAAACTACAAAGAGCTAAAAGAGGAGCTTGAAGCAAAGGGCGTTAGCTTCCTTAGCCAAACCGACACCGAGGTTATCGTGCATCTTTTTGAGGAAAATTTAAAAACTATCGGCGAGCCGTTTAAAGCATACGAGGCTACGGTAGCGCGCCTACACGGTGCTTACGCGACGCTGCTTATCACCAAAACGGCTCCTGGCAAAATTTTCTTCGCCAAGGACGCCGCGCCGCTAGCTATCGGCAAAAGCGAGGGCAAAGAGGTATTTTTCGCCTCATCAGACGCCCCGCTGATCGGCCTAGCCAAAGAGGTATGCTACCTTGACGACAAAAGCTACGGATTTGTAAGTCTAGACGAGATCGCGGTTTTTAAAGACGCAAAAAAAATAAGCCCTAGCTTTGCCGCGCTGCCTGCGGATAAAAGCTACGCGCAAAAAGAAGGCTACCGCTTTTTTATGGAAAAAGAAATTTACGAACAAAGCGCGGTCGTCTCAGAAACTCTGATGGGACGCGTCAAAGAGGATGCGGTAGGTCTTGAAAATTTAACCGACGAGTATCTACGAAATATCGATGATATCGTGATCTGCGCATGCGGCACGAGCTATCACGCAGCTCTTACGTCTAGCTATCTTTTTGAGAGGCTAGCAGACGCTAGAGCCAAGGTCGAGATCGCGAGCGAATTTCGCTACAGGCGCCCAAAACTAAACAAAAACGCTCTTTTTATCGTCATCTCGCAAAGCGGCGAGACGGCCGACACCCTAGAGGCACTAAAAATCGCCAAGCAAGCGGGGCTAAAGACGCTAGCTATCTGCAACGTCGATAACTCCTCGATCGTGCGCCTAGCGGACGACACGCTGCTAACTCGCGCCGGCATCGAAAAGGGCGTAGCCAGCACCAAAGCCTTCGCCACGCAGGTCGTGACGCTGTGGATGCTAGCGCTGCAAATCGCGCAGGCTAAGGCATCAATAAGCAAAGACGAACTAAAAAGCGAGATCGCAGCACTCCTGCACGTTCCGCAAATTTTAAACATCAGCAAAGAGCCGCAAGAGCGCATCCGCCGCCTAGCCAAGCACTATTTGCACGGCCACGGCTTCTTTTTTATCGGGCGAGATATATTCTACCCGCTAGCACTCGAAGGCGCACTAAAGCTCAAAGAGATCTCCTATCTGCACGCCGAGGGCTATCCTGCGGGCGAGATGAAGCACGGCCCTATCGCGCTTGCCGATGAGAGGCTCTTTACGATCGCGCTAATGCCAAAAACCATACTCTACGACAAAACCAAGAGCAACGTAGAGGAGCTCGCCGCCCGCGATGCATATATACTTGCGATTAGCCCCGAGGAGTTCGAGCTTAGCGATGATTTTATCAAAACGAGCAAGCAAGCTCACCCGATGAGCGAGTTTTTCGAGATGATGATTATCTTGCAGCTTTTTGCGTTAGAGATCGCCGTGAGGCTAGGCAACGACGTGGATATGCCGCGAAACCTCGCTAAAAGCGTGACGGTAGAGTAA
- a CDS encoding HD domain-containing protein, translated as MALKGNLSGVLGGANLASQLKKLQGKGFANFIAKQSDELIKALCTRVLDEIFADFNPDVDFIPFCVIATEKYADNLISTSSVLEILIVFKENAGFNVKFILKKLVAALEGSNLKLNIKICELDEIYEAHKNDHKAKAAFSRIRYICGSRTLYKAARSQIYKTREFNAQENLKFYAKNLGAFNEIPNIKQEPDLKNDLGGTNDIYYLNCALNGFENEISMRSQALKFIDEKELSALNLATDFILCVKSAQNLTLGSDVFAPAKLNEITALMQTKSKKTQENSSVISQKLFSCMHSVAVFSRYLVSSFYRSKFTSGAKFSELRAARLKNGFYRFENTIYVPLHVRARPLNAVLKQLLALGDAEYKFDVGTIFYLKRAQISKEDAEDSLVLFRKILMRNHAHCIIKALLDAEILPVLVKPLEHAVNLAEFDGYHKFSVGEHCVLSVKFAENIKDKFVKSLYDELCIEGRTLLKLALLLHDAGKGLGGDHSVVGSNIFRAYAAKLNLSAKAVNIGVTLVRYHTLMNDVANREDIYDQRTIFSFISKLGDPQTLKLSYIVAYCVINATDEKLYTPYLARLLRELYGICLQSFEDENLLDEASRRVKKELSIRRNAKFAALNENLREKIFAIRSNLLFAKYQPADIIGIAWAAQNADKLSVQVQNHQSLSIEIYAQNYPNLAVLLSALAHLDLGFMEIFELFDGKFYVKLEFNKNVKSSELETLKNLIEISLKSGASAQINRPTILKGELNFDPNHSQEYAKLGINAKDQRGLMAYVLGVFKEFDVKIANARIQTVKNRTRNLLLIEKREGVDLGEILKLLESE; from the coding sequence GTGGCTTTAAAAGGAAATTTAAGCGGCGTTTTGGGCGGCGCAAATTTGGCCTCGCAGCTAAAAAAGCTTCAGGGCAAGGGTTTTGCAAATTTCATCGCAAAGCAAAGCGACGAGCTGATAAAAGCTCTGTGCACGCGGGTTTTGGACGAGATTTTTGCGGATTTTAACCCGGACGTCGATTTTATCCCGTTTTGCGTCATCGCTACCGAAAAATACGCCGACAATCTCATCTCTACTAGCTCGGTTTTAGAAATTTTAATCGTCTTTAAAGAAAACGCGGGCTTTAACGTCAAATTTATCCTAAAAAAGCTAGTCGCCGCGCTGGAGGGCTCAAATTTAAAGCTAAATATTAAAATTTGCGAGCTGGACGAAATTTACGAAGCGCACAAAAACGACCACAAAGCAAAGGCTGCGTTTAGCCGTATCCGCTACATCTGCGGCTCGCGTACGCTCTATAAGGCCGCACGCTCACAGATTTATAAAACTCGCGAGTTTAACGCGCAAGAAAATCTCAAATTTTATGCCAAAAATCTAGGCGCCTTTAACGAGATCCCAAACATAAAGCAAGAACCCGATCTTAAAAACGACCTGGGCGGTACGAACGACATATACTACTTAAACTGCGCTCTAAACGGCTTTGAAAACGAGATTAGCATGCGCTCGCAGGCTCTAAAATTTATCGACGAAAAGGAGCTTAGTGCACTAAATTTGGCGACTGATTTTATCCTCTGCGTAAAATCGGCGCAAAATTTGACTCTAGGCTCGGACGTTTTCGCCCCCGCAAAGCTAAACGAGATCACAGCGCTCATGCAAACCAAGTCTAAAAAAACGCAAGAAAACAGCAGCGTCATCTCGCAAAAGCTCTTTTCCTGCATGCATTCAGTCGCCGTTTTTTCGCGCTATCTGGTTTCTAGCTTTTACAGGAGCAAATTTACAAGCGGGGCTAAATTTAGCGAACTACGAGCCGCACGACTAAAAAACGGATTTTATAGATTTGAAAATACCATTTATGTCCCACTCCACGTCCGCGCTAGGCCGCTAAACGCCGTACTAAAGCAGCTTTTGGCTCTTGGCGATGCGGAGTATAAATTTGACGTTGGGACGATCTTTTACCTAAAACGCGCGCAAATCAGCAAAGAAGACGCCGAGGATTCGCTGGTGCTTTTTAGAAAAATTTTGATGCGAAACCACGCTCATTGCATTATCAAAGCGCTTTTGGATGCGGAGATTTTGCCCGTTTTGGTTAAGCCGCTCGAACACGCCGTAAATTTAGCCGAATTTGACGGCTACCATAAATTTAGCGTCGGCGAGCACTGCGTGCTAAGCGTCAAATTTGCCGAAAATATCAAAGATAAATTCGTAAAATCACTCTACGACGAGCTTTGTATCGAGGGACGAACACTGCTAAAGCTAGCTTTGCTGCTACATGACGCGGGCAAGGGGCTAGGCGGCGATCACTCGGTCGTGGGCTCAAATATTTTCCGCGCCTACGCCGCAAAGCTAAATTTGAGCGCAAAGGCCGTAAATATCGGCGTTACGCTCGTGCGCTACCACACGCTGATGAACGACGTGGCAAACCGCGAGGACATCTACGATCAGCGCACGATTTTTAGCTTTATCTCAAAACTAGGCGACCCGCAAACCCTAAAGCTCTCCTACATCGTCGCTTATTGCGTGATAAATGCAACCGACGAAAAGCTCTATACGCCCTATCTGGCGCGACTTTTGCGCGAGCTTTACGGCATTTGTTTGCAAAGCTTCGAGGATGAAAATCTGCTTGATGAAGCTTCAAGGCGCGTAAAAAAGGAGCTTAGTATCAGGAGAAACGCTAAATTTGCGGCTTTAAACGAAAATTTGAGAGAAAAAATTTTCGCTATCAGGTCAAATTTGCTCTTTGCCAAATACCAACCAGCAGATATCATCGGCATCGCCTGGGCCGCACAAAACGCCGATAAACTAAGCGTGCAAGTACAAAATCACCAAAGCCTAAGCATCGAAATTTACGCGCAAAACTATCCAAATTTAGCCGTTTTGCTCTCGGCTCTGGCGCATCTGGATCTTGGTTTTATGGAGATTTTCGAGCTATTTGACGGTAAATTTTACGTCAAACTAGAGTTTAACAAAAACGTAAAATCAAGCGAGCTAGAAACTTTAAAAAACCTCATCGAAATCTCGCTAAAAAGTGGTGCCTCAGCGCAGATAAATCGCCCGACAATACTAAAAGGCGAGCTAAATTTTGACCCAAACCACTCGCAAGAGTACGCAAAGCTGGGCATAAACGCGAAAGATCAGCGCGGACTGATGGCTTACGTATTGGGAGTTTTTAAGGAATTTGATGTAAAAATAGCCAACGCCAGAATCCAAACCGTAAAAAATAGGACGCGAAATTTGCTGCTTATCGAAAAGCGCGAGGGCGTGGATTTGGGCGAAATTTTAAAATTATTAGAAAGCGAGTAA
- the mqnE gene encoding aminofutalosine synthase MqnE, whose product MTNLIEKLQSGERLDADECAGLYDLDLFTLGKFANAKRRKLHGKKVFFNVNRHINPTNICADVCKFCAFSANRKNPNPYTMSHEEILKIVEKSVAGGAKEIHIVSAHNPETSWQWYLEIFKKIKEKYPQIHVKALTAAEVDFLSRKHGLSYEEVVEKMLEYGVDSMPGGGAEIFDEEVRRKICKGKVSSENWLKIHRLWHEKGKQSNATMLFGHVESRQNRIDHMLRIRDLQDKTGGFNAFIPLVYQRDNNYLKVENYPGSAEILKTFAISRLVLDNVAHIKAYWATSTINLAMVAQEFGADDLDGTIEKESIQSAAGAKSASGMSLRNFTDLIQTSGFVPVERDSLYNELKIYDN is encoded by the coding sequence TTGACAAATTTAATAGAAAAGCTCCAAAGCGGCGAACGTCTGGACGCGGACGAATGCGCCGGCTTATACGACCTAGACCTTTTTACGCTGGGTAAATTCGCAAATGCCAAACGGCGAAAACTGCACGGCAAAAAGGTATTTTTTAACGTAAATCGGCATATAAATCCGACCAACATTTGCGCGGACGTGTGTAAATTTTGCGCATTTTCGGCAAACCGCAAAAATCCAAACCCATATACGATGAGTCACGAGGAAATACTAAAAATCGTCGAAAAAAGCGTCGCCGGCGGCGCAAAAGAGATACATATCGTCTCGGCGCACAACCCTGAGACGTCGTGGCAGTGGTATTTGGAAATTTTTAAAAAAATCAAGGAAAAATACCCGCAAATCCACGTCAAGGCTCTAACTGCGGCGGAGGTAGATTTCCTCTCGCGAAAACACGGCCTTAGCTACGAAGAAGTCGTGGAAAAGATGCTCGAATACGGCGTGGACTCAATGCCTGGCGGCGGAGCGGAGATCTTTGACGAAGAGGTTAGGCGTAAAATTTGCAAAGGCAAGGTGAGCTCGGAAAACTGGCTCAAAATCCACCGCCTTTGGCACGAAAAAGGCAAGCAAAGCAACGCTACGATGCTGTTTGGCCACGTAGAAAGCAGGCAAAACCGCATCGATCATATGCTGCGGATTCGCGATTTGCAGGATAAGACGGGCGGATTTAACGCCTTTATCCCGCTGGTTTATCAGCGCGACAACAACTATCTAAAAGTGGAAAACTATCCCGGCTCGGCCGAAATTTTAAAGACCTTTGCTATCTCGCGTCTGGTGCTCGATAATGTCGCGCACATCAAGGCATACTGGGCGACCTCGACTATAAATTTGGCTATGGTTGCACAGGAATTTGGCGCTGACGATCTAGACGGCACGATAGAAAAAGAGAGCATCCAAAGCGCGGCCGGAGCGAAATCGGCAAGCGGTATGAGTCTTAGAAATTTTACCGATCTCATTCAGACGTCGGGATTTGTACCGGTCGAGCGAGATAGCTTGTATAACGAGCTAAAAATTTACGATAACTAA
- a CDS encoding NCS2 family permease, which yields MDFFKLKQNGTSVKTEFSAGLTTFLTMMYIVPVNAIIMSKTGMPMDALITATALITVIATVLNGLWANTPVAMSVGMGLNAYFTFGLVLGMQIPWQTALGVVFISGIIFVVLSFTNFRIWVLKSIPDDVRRSISAGIGAFIAFVGLQQMGVVVNNDAVLVGLGNLKDPNVILGFVGLFFVILFWAWKVKGAFIIAVLTTSVIAWIFGIAPYPKEFISLPASISPIFLELDIMGALSFALLPVIVTFFVTDLFDSIGTLAGVGNRAGIFDESNQKGVEKLEKTLEADAVATMVGSLVGVSTTTSFAESASGVEEGGKTGLTAVFCGLFFVLTIFMLPLFKAIPSNAIYPILVMVGVLMFSELGNINFKDPAIAISTFLIVILMPLTYSITTGLSFGFMAYLLVRIMRREWEYVNIGVIVLALISFIVFLVH from the coding sequence TTGGATTTTTTTAAACTCAAGCAAAATGGCACTAGCGTAAAGACCGAGTTTAGCGCGGGACTCACGACCTTTTTAACGATGATGTACATCGTGCCCGTAAACGCGATAATCATGAGCAAAACGGGCATGCCGATGGATGCGCTCATTACGGCTACGGCGCTTATAACAGTAATCGCTACCGTGCTAAACGGCCTGTGGGCGAACACGCCTGTAGCCATGAGCGTGGGAATGGGATTAAACGCGTATTTTACCTTTGGCCTCGTGCTTGGTATGCAGATACCATGGCAGACGGCTCTGGGCGTGGTTTTCATCTCGGGTATAATTTTCGTCGTGCTATCTTTTACGAATTTTAGAATCTGGGTCTTAAAGTCCATCCCCGATGATGTCAGACGCTCGATAAGCGCGGGCATTGGCGCCTTTATCGCCTTTGTCGGACTTCAGCAAATGGGCGTAGTCGTAAATAACGACGCGGTGCTGGTCGGACTTGGAAATTTAAAAGATCCAAACGTTATTTTGGGCTTTGTGGGACTATTTTTCGTTATACTTTTTTGGGCATGGAAGGTCAAAGGCGCCTTTATCATCGCGGTTTTAACTACATCGGTGATCGCTTGGATTTTCGGTATCGCGCCGTATCCGAAAGAATTTATCTCGCTACCGGCTTCGATATCGCCTATATTTTTAGAGCTTGACATCATGGGCGCGTTATCTTTTGCGTTGCTTCCGGTGATCGTTACATTTTTTGTGACCGACCTTTTCGATTCTATCGGCACGCTAGCTGGCGTGGGAAACAGAGCGGGGATCTTTGACGAGAGCAATCAAAAAGGCGTCGAAAAACTAGAAAAAACTCTCGAAGCCGACGCGGTAGCCACGATGGTTGGTTCGCTAGTAGGCGTTAGTACGACGACGTCATTTGCCGAGAGCGCTAGCGGCGTAGAAGAGGGCGGCAAGACTGGGCTAACGGCTGTATTTTGTGGGCTATTTTTCGTGCTTACGATTTTTATGTTGCCGCTTTTTAAAGCGATACCTTCAAACGCGATATATCCTATACTCGTGATGGTCGGCGTGCTGATGTTTAGTGAGCTTGGAAATATAAATTTTAAAGATCCGGCTATCGCTATTTCGACGTTTTTGATAGTTATTTTGATGCCGCTTACGTACTCGATCACGACTGGACTTTCGTTTGGATTTATGGCGTATTTGCTGGTTCGTATCATGAGGCGCGAGTGGGAATACGTAAATATAGGCGTCATCGTGCTTGCGCTCATTAGTTTTATAGTATTTTTAGTGCATTAA
- a CDS encoding phosphoribosyltransferase codes for MLKYPFEEFHKDVKIMARDIKANFEPEVILAIARGGLTLGHFLASLLNNRNLFTLNSIHYEETQKLDTIDIFNVPDLSKFNKILIVDDMIDTGESMVAIKQELLKRFPHIELKIATIFYKRKALLLPDFTVREAHEWIEFFWEEQI; via the coding sequence ATGCTGAAGTATCCGTTTGAGGAATTTCATAAAGACGTAAAAATAATGGCGCGGGATATCAAAGCAAATTTCGAGCCAGAGGTGATTTTGGCAATCGCTCGCGGCGGGCTTACTTTGGGGCATTTTTTAGCGAGCTTGCTAAATAATCGCAATCTTTTTACGCTAAACTCAATCCACTACGAAGAGACGCAAAAGCTCGATACCATCGATATCTTTAATGTCCCGGATTTGTCTAAATTTAATAAAATTTTGATAGTGGACGACATGATCGACACAGGGGAGAGTATGGTAGCTATCAAGCAAGAGCTTTTAAAGCGCTTTCCGCATATCGAGCTAAAGATCGCGACTATCTTTTATAAACGAAAAGCTCTTTTGTTGCCTGATTTTACGGTAAGAGAGGCGCACGAGTGGATAGAGTTTTTCTGGGAAGAGCAAATTTAA
- a CDS encoding membrane protein, giving the protein MLRSETFLLFIICLIDFCFLSYAISTLSISYYEADAFYNSPKISAVLARASVGIFGQNDYALRLPFVICHIFSVALLYKVSKQILKRKFDRVVSAVVFILLPATMASAILVNDAGIIIALSLLSIYLYQLRKMLAFYALLCVLPFISGAFLVYFSAIFIFAVYRRDAKMAWVAALLFALCFYFYGFDSGGKPRGHLLDTVSIFAAAFSPFVFVYFVYAMYRIWIKEAKNLLWFVCITAFLFCLFLSIRQRLELENYLPFCVISVPILVRVFFSSYRVRLPMFRRGYKILASFAAASLLVGFLFVLFNETLYGVLKDPTKHFVYRYHVAKELAKELKNKGIENIVVEDNKLALRLKFYGIDTQPDANLRLAILDQKDNYGNIAVYKFGVKIANFKIIKDD; this is encoded by the coding sequence ATGTTGCGTTCGGAAACGTTTTTACTTTTTATCATTTGCCTTATAGATTTTTGCTTTTTGTCGTATGCGATTAGCACGCTTAGCATTAGCTACTACGAGGCAGATGCGTTTTATAACTCGCCTAAAATTTCAGCCGTTTTGGCTAGAGCTTCGGTTGGGATTTTTGGGCAAAACGACTATGCCTTGCGCCTTCCTTTTGTTATTTGCCACATTTTTAGCGTCGCGCTGCTTTATAAGGTATCAAAGCAAATTTTAAAACGCAAATTTGACCGAGTAGTAAGCGCGGTCGTGTTTATACTGCTTCCTGCGACGATGGCGTCGGCAATCTTGGTAAATGACGCCGGCATCATAATCGCGCTTTCGCTTTTAAGTATTTATCTCTATCAACTACGCAAAATGCTCGCTTTTTACGCGCTTTTGTGCGTATTGCCTTTTATTAGCGGCGCGTTTTTAGTTTATTTTTCGGCCATTTTTATATTTGCCGTCTATAGGCGCGACGCTAAGATGGCGTGGGTTGCGGCGCTGCTTTTTGCGCTTTGCTTTTACTTTTACGGATTTGACTCGGGCGGCAAACCAAGAGGCCATCTGCTTGATACCGTGAGTATTTTCGCCGCCGCGTTTTCGCCTTTTGTTTTCGTCTATTTTGTCTATGCGATGTATAGAATTTGGATAAAAGAGGCTAAAAATTTACTCTGGTTCGTCTGTATAACGGCATTTTTATTTTGCTTGTTTTTGTCGATCAGGCAACGTCTGGAGCTCGAAAACTACCTGCCTTTTTGCGTTATTTCGGTGCCGATTTTGGTTCGGGTATTTTTTAGCTCGTACCGTGTAAGACTGCCGATGTTTAGACGCGGGTATAAAATTTTAGCTTCTTTTGCGGCGGCTTCTTTGCTTGTGGGATTTTTGTTTGTACTTTTTAACGAAACGCTTTACGGCGTACTAAAAGATCCGACCAAACATTTTGTTTATAGATATCACGTAGCAAAAGAACTTGCAAAAGAATTAAAAAATAAAGGTATAGAGAACATTGTTGTTGAAGATAATAAATTGGCCTTAAGACTTAAATTTTACGGCATAGATACGCAGCCGGACGCAAATTTGCGATTAGCAATTTTGGACCAAAAAGATAATTATGGTAATATAGCGGTCTATAAATTCGGCGTAAAAATCGCAAATTTTAAAATTATAAAAGATGATTAG